The window GAGTGGCGCGAGAGAATGGGCCTGCCACGCGGCGGTCCCAGCGCGGTAATCACCAGCAAAGCCGTGCTGCGCTTCGGCGAGGACGGCGAGGCCTTCCTCGATTCCGCGCATCCGGGCGTGAGCGTGGAAGACGTGCTGGCAAACACGGGATGGAAGCTGCGCGCTGCCGCGCGCATGAACATCACGCCGGAGCCTTCGGCCGCCGAGCTCAAGGCGATTCGCGAGTACGATAAGAAAGGATTCTGGACGAGGTAACTGACATGGCCGCGACACCACTGACCCGCATGACCCACACCAAGATCTGCGTTGAGCTGGCGCCGCCGCTGGCGCGCATCAAGCTCAACCATCCGCCGTTGAACGTCATCGATGTCCCCATGATGGATGAATTGAAAGAAACGCTGGCAGAGATCGAGCAGCGCGCCGATATCAGCGTGATCGTCTTCGAGGGATCCGAGAAGGCCTTCTCCGCCGGCGTCGATGTCGCCGCGCACACCCCGGAGAACGTGCGCGACATGCTGACTCGCTTCCACGCCGCGATTCGGGCGATCGTAGCCAGCCGCAAGGTCACCGTGGCCGCCGTGCGCGGCCTGTGCCTGGGAGGCGGCGCCGAGCTGGCCATGATCTGCGACCTGGTCTACACCGCGGACGGCGCCACCTGGCAGTTCCCGGAGATCAAGCTGGCCTGCTTCCCGCCGGTGGCCGCCGTGGCCCTTTCGGCGCTCATCGGACAGAAGCGCGCGGCGGAGCTGGTGCTGACCGGGCGCGCACTCAAAGGGCCGGCGGCGGCGGCCATCGGGCTGGCCAACGGCGTCACTTCCGAAGACGACCTGGAGGCCATGGTCCAGCAGGCCGTCCATAACCTGGAGCAGTTGAGTCCGGCAGCGCTGGCCGTGACCAAGAAAGCTTTCTACGCCTGGGATGCCATCCACTTCGACAAGGGCCTCGCCAAGGCCGAGCAGCTCTACTTCGACGAACTGATGAAAACCGAGGATGCGGTCGAGGGCATCCAGGCGTTTTTGGAGAAGAGGAAGCCGGTGTGGAAGGGGAAGTAGTGGCGGGCAAGCGAACGATTGTCGTGGATTCTGACCCCATCACGACGAGCATGTTTGCCGTGCTGTTCGTACTAGCAGTTGGAGTGGTGGTTTCAGGCATTTGGGAATTGATTCACGGGGTCTTTCCAATACGGTCCGTGAACAGGAACACCTACTTGAGTGCAGGGGTTGGGATGTTTGGGTTGTACGGGTTTAAGAGCTCTCGCG of the Terriglobales bacterium genome contains:
- a CDS encoding enoyl-CoA hydratase-related protein, whose amino-acid sequence is MAATPLTRMTHTKICVELAPPLARIKLNHPPLNVIDVPMMDELKETLAEIEQRADISVIVFEGSEKAFSAGVDVAAHTPENVRDMLTRFHAAIRAIVASRKVTVAAVRGLCLGGGAELAMICDLVYTADGATWQFPEIKLACFPPVAAVALSALIGQKRAAELVLTGRALKGPAAAAIGLANGVTSEDDLEAMVQQAVHNLEQLSPAALAVTKKAFYAWDAIHFDKGLAKAEQLYFDELMKTEDAVEGIQAFLEKRKPVWKGK